The Geobacillus stearothermophilus ATCC 12980 genome contains a region encoding:
- a CDS encoding sporulation protein, giving the protein MLLRKMMSRVGVGSAHVDLILNKSLWRQGEMIQGIVHIYGGTVEQRIERLDVELVQKTIENSKELDAIVAVIPAAGAFSIKPSEKKEIPFSYTIPETFPPSRPGRSYRFITRLHIEDAVDTLDFDYVQILPKKYFDSVFKR; this is encoded by the coding sequence GTGTTATTGCGCAAAATGATGTCAAGAGTCGGAGTCGGGTCGGCGCACGTCGACTTGATCTTAAATAAATCGTTATGGCGCCAGGGGGAAATGATTCAAGGGATCGTCCACATTTACGGCGGAACGGTGGAACAAAGGATCGAGCGGCTCGATGTGGAGCTCGTGCAAAAAACAATCGAAAACAGCAAGGAACTGGATGCCATTGTCGCCGTCATTCCGGCGGCCGGAGCGTTTTCGATCAAGCCGAGCGAGAAAAAGGAAATCCCGTTTTCCTACACGATTCCGGAAACCTTTCCGCCATCGCGCCCCGGCCGGTCGTACCGGTTCATCACCCGCCTTCATATCGAAGACGCGGTCGATACGCTCGACTTCGATTACGTGCAAATTTTGCCGAAAAAATATTTTGACAGCGTTTTCAAAAGATGA
- a CDS encoding MIP/aquaporin family protein, whose amino-acid sequence MSPFLGELIGTALLIIFGAGVCAGVNLKKSYAANSGWIVITMGWGLAVAVAAYAVGQYSGAHLNPALTVALALAGDFPWKDVPGYITAQVLGAVMGAVIVYLHYWPHWKETDDPGVKLGVFATGPAVPNAAANLLSEIIGTFVLVLAILAIGANQFADGLNPFVVGFLIVAIGLSLGGTTGYAINPARDFGPRLAHFLLPIPGKGSSNWSYAWVPIVGPLLGGALGSLVYKAVFLGKPSGALWGVLAATAAVLAAAKMTNGKTVSATSRRSL is encoded by the coding sequence ATGTCGCCATTTTTAGGGGAGCTCATCGGCACGGCACTGCTCATCATTTTCGGCGCGGGTGTATGCGCCGGGGTCAACTTGAAAAAATCATACGCGGCCAACTCCGGCTGGATTGTTATTACGATGGGGTGGGGGTTGGCGGTGGCCGTGGCCGCATACGCTGTCGGCCAGTATAGCGGCGCCCATCTCAATCCAGCGCTGACAGTCGCGTTGGCGCTCGCCGGTGATTTTCCGTGGAAAGACGTGCCGGGCTATATTACGGCGCAAGTGCTTGGAGCCGTCATGGGAGCGGTCATTGTCTACCTCCACTATTGGCCGCATTGGAAAGAAACGGACGACCCGGGCGTCAAGCTTGGCGTGTTTGCGACAGGTCCGGCCGTGCCGAATGCGGCTGCCAACTTGCTTAGCGAGATCATCGGCACGTTTGTGTTGGTGTTGGCCATCTTGGCCATTGGCGCCAACCAGTTCGCCGATGGGCTTAATCCGTTTGTCGTTGGTTTTTTGATCGTGGCGATCGGCCTGTCGCTCGGCGGCACTACGGGATACGCCATTAATCCGGCCCGCGACTTTGGGCCTCGGTTGGCCCACTTTTTGCTGCCCATCCCAGGGAAAGGATCATCAAACTGGTCGTACGCATGGGTGCCGATCGTCGGACCGCTGCTTGGCGGCGCGCTAGGCAGTTTGGTGTATAAAGCTGTTTTCTTGGGAAAACCGTCAGGCGCATTATGGGGAGTGCTGGCGGCAACGGCAGCCGTTTTGGCGGCGGCGAAGATGACAAACGGAAAGACAGTGAGCGCCACAAGCCGCCGTTCTCTGTAG
- the glpK gene encoding glycerol kinase GlpK, translated as MNQYMLAIDQGTTSSRAILFNQKGEIVHMAQKEFTQYFPQPGWVEHNANEIWGSVLAVIASVLSEAQVKPEQVAGIGITNQRETTVVWEKDTGNPIYNAIVWQSRQTAGICDELKAKGYDPLFRKKTGLLIDAYFSGTKVKWILDHVDGARERAERGELLFGTIDTWLIWKLSGGRVHVTDYSNASRTLMFNIHTLEWDDELLDILGVPKAMLPEVRPSSEVYAKTAPYHFFGVEVPIAGAAGDQQAALFGQACFTEGMAKNTYGTGCFMLMNTGEKAVASKHGLLTTIAWGIDGKVEYALEGSIFVAGSAIQWLRDGLRMIKTAADSEAYAEKVESTDGVYVVPAFIGLGTPYWDSEVRGAVFGLTRGTTKEHFIRATLESLAYQTKDVLAVMEADSGISLTTLRVDGGAVKNNFLMQFQSDLLAVPVERPVVNETTALGAAYLAGLAVGYWNSRDDIAAQWQLERRFEPKMDDDKRTMLYDGWKKAVRAAMAFK; from the coding sequence ATGAATCAATACATGTTAGCCATCGACCAAGGCACAACGAGCTCGCGCGCGATTTTGTTCAATCAAAAGGGCGAAATCGTCCATATGGCGCAAAAAGAGTTTACGCAATATTTTCCGCAGCCCGGCTGGGTTGAGCACAACGCCAATGAAATTTGGGGATCGGTGCTTGCGGTCATTGCCAGCGTCTTGTCCGAAGCGCAAGTGAAGCCGGAACAAGTGGCAGGGATCGGGATTACGAACCAGCGGGAGACGACGGTGGTGTGGGAGAAAGACACCGGCAACCCGATTTACAACGCCATCGTCTGGCAGTCGCGGCAGACGGCCGGCATTTGCGATGAACTGAAAGCGAAAGGGTATGACCCGCTATTCCGCAAAAAAACCGGCTTGCTTATTGACGCCTATTTTTCCGGGACAAAAGTGAAATGGATTTTGGATCATGTCGACGGAGCGCGCGAACGGGCGGAGCGCGGCGAATTGCTTTTCGGCACGATCGATACGTGGCTCATTTGGAAGCTGTCTGGCGGCCGCGTCCATGTAACCGATTACTCGAACGCGTCGCGCACATTAATGTTTAACATTCATACGCTCGAGTGGGATGACGAGCTGCTTGATATCCTAGGCGTACCGAAGGCGATGCTTCCTGAGGTTCGGCCGTCGTCGGAAGTGTACGCGAAAACCGCCCCTTATCACTTCTTTGGCGTCGAGGTGCCGATCGCGGGAGCCGCAGGCGACCAGCAGGCGGCCTTGTTCGGGCAGGCGTGCTTTACGGAAGGGATGGCGAAAAATACGTACGGCACCGGCTGCTTTATGCTCATGAACACCGGGGAAAAGGCGGTCGCGTCAAAACACGGGCTGCTCACGACGATCGCTTGGGGAATAGACGGCAAGGTCGAATACGCCCTTGAAGGCAGCATCTTCGTCGCCGGTTCGGCCATTCAATGGCTGCGCGACGGCTTGCGGATGATCAAAACGGCGGCGGACAGCGAAGCGTATGCCGAAAAAGTCGAGTCGACCGACGGGGTGTATGTCGTACCGGCGTTCATCGGGCTTGGCACGCCGTATTGGGACAGCGAGGTGCGCGGGGCGGTGTTTGGCCTCACGCGCGGCACAACGAAAGAGCATTTCATCCGGGCCACCTTGGAATCGCTTGCTTACCAGACAAAAGATGTGCTCGCCGTCATGGAAGCCGATTCCGGCATCTCGCTGACCACGTTGCGCGTTGACGGCGGGGCGGTGAAAAACAATTTCCTTATGCAATTCCAGAGCGATTTGCTTGCCGTTCCGGTCGAACGTCCGGTTGTGAATGAAACGACGGCCTTGGGTGCGGCGTATTTGGCCGGGCTGGCGGTCGGCTACTGGAACAGCCGAGATGACATCGCCGCCCAATGGCAACTCGAGCGCCGGTTTGAGCCGAAGATGGATGACGACAAGCGAACGATGCTCTACGATGGCTGGAAAAAAGCGGTGCGGGCGGCGATGGCGTTTAAATAA
- a CDS encoding ABC transporter ATP-binding protein, protein MAKQTLLEIEELRVSFRIGDDYYAAVDDVSLAIGENEVVALVGESGCGKSALALSIMGLHPPEKTKIEGRLHFKGTNLLSLSVAELNRIRGKEIGMIFQDPLTALNPLMTVGRQIEESMDYHLRLSAAEKKKRTIVLLRKVGIPEPEKVYHRYPHELSGGMRQRVVIAIAIACEPALLIADEPTTALDVTIQAQIIGLLKELQQQMKTSIILITHDLGVVAEMADRVAVMYAGEIVELADVDTIFHRPLHPYTRSLLQSIPSAQTKKERLHVIQGIVPPLHKLPRRGCRFQPRISWIGADKHESDPKLREVEPGHWVRCTCYQHFYFPDDQTVGGIGYGAS, encoded by the coding sequence TTGGCAAAGCAAACGTTATTGGAAATTGAGGAGCTGCGAGTCTCTTTCCGCATCGGTGATGACTATTATGCGGCGGTCGACGATGTTTCGCTGGCGATCGGAGAGAACGAAGTCGTCGCTCTCGTCGGGGAGTCGGGTTGCGGCAAAAGCGCACTCGCTTTGTCGATCATGGGTCTCCACCCGCCCGAAAAGACAAAAATTGAGGGGCGCCTGCACTTTAAAGGGACAAATTTGCTGTCGCTCTCCGTTGCCGAACTCAATCGCATCCGCGGCAAAGAAATCGGGATGATCTTTCAGGATCCGTTAACGGCGCTCAATCCGCTCATGACGGTCGGCCGGCAGATCGAAGAAAGCATGGATTACCATCTGCGGCTGTCAGCAGCCGAAAAAAAGAAGCGAACGATCGTCTTGCTTCGCAAAGTCGGCATTCCGGAGCCGGAAAAGGTGTACCACCGTTATCCGCACGAGTTGTCCGGGGGGATGCGGCAGCGGGTCGTCATCGCGATCGCCATCGCCTGCGAACCCGCCCTGCTCATCGCCGATGAACCGACAACGGCGCTTGATGTGACGATTCAGGCGCAGATCATAGGGCTGCTCAAAGAGTTGCAGCAGCAAATGAAAACGAGCATTATTTTAATCACGCATGATTTGGGGGTGGTGGCGGAAATGGCGGACCGTGTGGCGGTCATGTATGCTGGGGAAATCGTTGAGTTAGCGGACGTCGATACCATTTTTCACCGTCCGCTTCATCCATACACTCGCTCATTGTTGCAGTCGATCCCGTCTGCGCAGACGAAAAAGGAACGACTCCACGTCATCCAAGGGATCGTTCCGCCGCTGCATAAACTGCCGCGGCGCGGCTGCCGCTTCCAGCCGCGCATCAGCTGGATTGGGGCGGATAAGCACGAATCGGATCCGAAGTTGCGGGAAGTGGAGCCGGGGCACTGGGTGCGTTGCACATGTTACCAACATTTTTATTTTCCCGATGATCAAACGGTAGGTGGAATCGGCTATGGCGCTTCTTAA
- a CDS encoding ABC transporter ATP-binding protein, giving the protein MALLNVNHLKVYYPVRGGFFRRVVDHVRAVDDVSFTLNKGETYGLVGESGCGKTTTGRTIIGLIRATAGEVLFEGTDLTKLRRREFHPYRKDIQMIFQDPYSSLNPRKRVLDIVAEPLRNFERLSPQEERQKVQYVLERVGLSAESIYKYPHEFSGGQRQRIGIARALTLNPKLIIADEPVSALDVSVQAQVLNFMREIQQEYGLTYLFISHDLGIIRHMCDRIGIMYRGRLVEEGTSEEIFTNPQHIYTKRLLSAIPNADPRERGRQEALRREVEKEYEQSYSRYFDANGRVHPLKPISPTHSVAIP; this is encoded by the coding sequence ATGGCGCTTCTTAACGTCAACCATTTGAAAGTATACTATCCGGTGCGCGGCGGTTTTTTTCGCCGGGTGGTCGACCATGTCCGCGCGGTGGACGATGTCAGTTTCACGCTGAACAAAGGGGAAACGTACGGGCTCGTCGGCGAGTCCGGCTGCGGCAAGACGACGACAGGGCGCACGATTATCGGTTTGATCCGCGCCACGGCCGGGGAAGTGCTGTTTGAAGGGACGGATTTGACAAAGCTTCGCCGCCGCGAGTTTCATCCGTATCGGAAAGACATCCAGATGATTTTCCAAGATCCGTATTCTTCGCTCAATCCGCGCAAACGTGTGCTCGACATTGTCGCCGAGCCGCTCCGCAATTTTGAACGCCTGTCCCCGCAAGAGGAGCGGCAGAAGGTGCAATACGTTTTAGAGCGGGTCGGCTTGAGCGCGGAGTCGATTTACAAATATCCGCATGAATTTTCCGGCGGACAGCGCCAACGCATCGGCATTGCGCGGGCGCTCACGCTCAATCCGAAGCTCATCATCGCCGATGAGCCGGTGTCGGCGCTTGATGTGTCGGTGCAGGCGCAAGTGTTGAATTTCATGAGAGAAATCCAGCAGGAGTACGGGCTGACGTATTTGTTCATCAGCCATGATTTAGGGATCATTCGGCATATGTGCGACCGCATCGGCATTATGTACCGCGGCCGGCTCGTGGAGGAAGGGACGAGCGAGGAGATTTTTACGAATCCTCAACATATTTATACGAAACGTCTGCTCTCCGCCATTCCGAACGCCGATCCGCGCGAACGCGGCCGGCAGGAGGCGCTTCGCCGCGAAGTGGAAAAAGAATATGAGCAGTCGTATTCCCGCTATTTTGATGCAAACGGCCGGGTTCACCCGCTCAAGCCGATTTCGCCGACGCACTCGGTGGCCATTCCGTAA
- the opp4B gene encoding oligopeptide ABC transporter permease, whose product MLKFILRRILIMIPQLFLLSVLIFLLAKAMPGDALTGQLAANPKMDPQTLEEMREKLGLNDPVHIQYIRWVKNMLQGDLGLSYTHQQPVTDLLAGRIGNTVLLSAAILILTYLIAIPLGIVSGRWTDTWADKLIVGYSYLGFATPLFIFALIMLFIFGFHLGWFPTGGSVDVQVEEGTLAYYLSKLNHLMLPALSGALINTVVTIQYLRSEIVDTKVKDFVKTARAKGVPERHIYWRHILRNSFLPIAAFLGYEITGLVGGSVFLESIYSYPGLGQLFLQSIMQRDYSVVTALVMISGLATLVGTLLSDIILSAVDPRIRIE is encoded by the coding sequence ATGCTGAAATTTATTTTACGGCGAATCCTTATTATGATTCCGCAATTGTTTTTGCTGAGCGTCCTCATTTTCTTGCTGGCGAAGGCGATGCCGGGCGATGCGCTGACGGGGCAGCTGGCGGCCAACCCGAAAATGGATCCGCAGACGCTTGAGGAAATGCGGGAAAAACTTGGCTTGAATGATCCGGTACATATTCAATACATCCGTTGGGTGAAAAACATGCTGCAAGGGGATCTCGGCCTTTCCTATACCCACCAGCAGCCGGTCACTGATCTGCTGGCCGGACGGATCGGGAATACGGTGTTGCTGTCGGCGGCGATTTTAATTTTGACGTACCTGATTGCCATTCCGCTTGGCATCGTGTCGGGGCGATGGACAGATACATGGGCTGATAAGCTGATCGTCGGCTACAGCTATCTCGGGTTTGCCACGCCGCTGTTCATTTTTGCTTTGATCATGCTGTTTATTTTCGGCTTTCACCTTGGCTGGTTTCCAACCGGCGGCAGCGTGGACGTTCAGGTCGAGGAAGGGACGCTCGCTTACTATTTAAGCAAATTGAACCATCTCATGCTTCCGGCGTTGTCGGGAGCGCTCATCAACACGGTCGTTACGATTCAATATTTGCGCAGCGAAATCGTCGATACGAAAGTGAAAGATTTCGTGAAAACGGCGCGGGCGAAAGGCGTGCCGGAGCGGCACATCTATTGGCGCCATATTTTGCGCAATTCGTTTTTGCCGATCGCGGCGTTTTTAGGGTATGAGATCACCGGGCTTGTCGGCGGTTCCGTGTTTTTGGAGTCGATCTACAGCTATCCGGGGCTTGGCCAGCTGTTTTTGCAGTCGATTATGCAGCGGGATTACAGCGTCGTGACGGCGCTCGTCATGATTTCCGGCCTGGCGACGCTGGTGGGCACGCTGTTGTCGGACATCATTTTGAGTGCGGTCGACCCGCGCATCCGGATTGAGTAG
- a CDS encoding ABC transporter permease translates to MKAEISGPTPAGANIEKSPSAFSIMWREVVRDRLALGSLIILGILLSIVYGVSLFLDQEEIVKVDFLSIYSPPSAEHWLGTDYGGRDVFGQLIIGARNSFTIGLAITLITGAIGLIVGLVAGYFGGWIDNVIMRIIDFILVLPFLMLVIVFVAIVPKYNVLTFILIMSAFLWTGKARLIRAKTLAEREMDYVSASKTLGTPDWKIIIFQILPNLSSIIIVNLTLNLAGNIGIESGLTYLGFGLPESTPSLGTLVSYATNPDVLQNKWWVWLPASLLILVMMLCINFIGQALKRAADARQRLG, encoded by the coding sequence ATGAAAGCGGAAATCAGCGGCCCAACGCCGGCCGGAGCGAACATCGAGAAAAGCCCTTCCGCCTTTTCGATCATGTGGCGGGAGGTGGTTCGGGATCGGCTCGCGCTTGGTTCGCTCATCATTTTAGGAATCCTTTTGTCGATCGTCTATGGCGTGTCGCTCTTTTTGGATCAAGAGGAAATCGTGAAAGTGGATTTTCTTTCCATCTATTCTCCGCCGTCAGCGGAACACTGGCTTGGCACAGACTACGGAGGGCGCGACGTGTTTGGCCAGCTCATCATCGGCGCCCGCAATTCGTTTACGATCGGGCTGGCCATTACGCTCATCACTGGGGCGATCGGCCTCATTGTCGGATTGGTGGCCGGCTATTTCGGCGGCTGGATTGACAATGTCATTATGCGCATCATCGATTTTATTCTCGTTCTGCCGTTTTTGATGCTCGTTATTGTTTTTGTCGCCATTGTGCCTAAATATAATGTATTGACGTTCATTTTGATCATGAGCGCGTTTTTGTGGACGGGCAAAGCCCGGCTGATCCGCGCCAAAACGCTGGCCGAGCGCGAGATGGATTATGTCAGCGCGTCAAAAACGCTCGGCACGCCAGATTGGAAAATCATTATTTTTCAAATTTTGCCCAACCTCAGCTCGATCATCATCGTCAATTTGACGTTAAATTTGGCGGGCAACATCGGCATCGAGTCCGGGCTCACGTATCTTGGCTTCGGGCTGCCGGAGAGCACGCCGAGCTTAGGGACGTTGGTCAGCTATGCGACCAACCCGGATGTTTTGCAAAACAAATGGTGGGTTTGGTTGCCTGCGTCATTGCTTATTTTAGTGATGATGCTGTGCATAAATTTCATCGGCCAAGCGCTGAAACGTGCGGCTGATGCAAGACAACGACTAGGATAA